One genomic segment of Corynebacterium durum includes these proteins:
- a CDS encoding DsbA family protein, whose amino-acid sequence MSSKIKSPNESSNGFLWALLAVIVIAAVVVGYIVINGQKSHGGGGGSNDIAAQWEKQNVSFTETFADDAVTLKSASATAETPTVDLYEDFSCPHCSELAIASDDAMKDAIDQGKLVVNVRTLNFLDRGQDTDKGHSTRAGTAALAVAKSGDANLYWNFRAMLMNNQKDVYNKWDNEQFAKAAETLGASEDVTKAIKDEKEKDAFLKMKDTNTSKLEGLGRGVSSPRVINKDGQDVSVVDSSQQVSDAWVAQVTGS is encoded by the coding sequence ATGAGTTCCAAAATCAAGTCCCCCAACGAAAGCAGCAACGGGTTCCTCTGGGCGCTGCTCGCCGTGATCGTCATTGCTGCCGTTGTGGTGGGCTACATTGTGATCAACGGCCAAAAGTCACACGGCGGTGGGGGTGGTTCTAACGACATCGCAGCACAGTGGGAGAAGCAAAACGTCTCCTTCACTGAAACCTTTGCCGATGACGCTGTGACGCTGAAAAGCGCCTCCGCAACCGCTGAGACGCCCACAGTAGACCTCTACGAAGACTTCTCTTGCCCCCACTGCTCTGAACTGGCCATCGCCAGCGACGATGCCATGAAAGACGCGATCGATCAAGGCAAGCTCGTGGTGAACGTCCGCACCCTCAACTTCCTGGACCGCGGCCAAGACACCGACAAAGGCCATTCCACTCGCGCGGGCACTGCGGCGCTCGCCGTAGCCAAGAGCGGCGATGCAAACCTCTACTGGAACTTCCGCGCCATGCTGATGAACAACCAGAAAGACGTGTACAACAAGTGGGACAACGAGCAGTTCGCCAAAGCCGCTGAAACACTTGGTGCCTCCGAGGATGTCACCAAAGCCATCAAGGATGAGAAAGAAAAAGATGCTTTCCTGAAGATGAAGGACACCAACACCTCCAAGCTGGAAGGGCTCGGCCGTGGCGTTTCCTCGCCCCGCGTGATTAACAAGGACGGCCAAGATGTCTCTGTTGTGGACAGCAGCCAGCAAGTCAGCGACGCCTGGGTTGCTCAAGTAACAGGAAGCTAA
- a CDS encoding MauE/DoxX family redox-associated membrane protein: MVTTAIGFIARFGLAVVWLVSGWQKLADPVTTKQSVAAYELFSRDVSDLIGTALPVIEIALGVMLLAGIFLRATAAVSGVIFAVFIAGIISAWARGLTIDCGCFGGGGYNANVTAWTYLSEILRDLVFAAGAVWVVKWPFKKWALYV; the protein is encoded by the coding sequence ATGGTCACCACCGCCATCGGGTTCATCGCCCGATTCGGACTCGCTGTCGTCTGGCTTGTCAGCGGTTGGCAGAAACTGGCCGACCCCGTGACCACCAAACAATCCGTGGCCGCGTACGAGCTATTCAGCAGAGACGTCTCAGACCTCATCGGCACCGCACTGCCTGTCATCGAAATCGCGCTCGGGGTCATGCTGCTCGCGGGCATTTTCCTCCGGGCCACAGCTGCGGTATCTGGTGTCATCTTCGCTGTGTTCATCGCAGGCATCATCTCCGCGTGGGCACGGGGGTTGACCATCGATTGCGGATGCTTCGGCGGAGGTGGCTACAACGCCAACGTCACAGCATGGACATACTTGTCAGAAATACTCCGCGACCTGGTATTTGCTGCGGGAGCGGTGTGGGTAGTGAAGTGGCCTTTCAAGAAATGGGCCCTTTACGTGTAG
- the pgm gene encoding phosphoglucomutase (alpha-D-glucose-1,6-bisphosphate-dependent), whose protein sequence is MAHERAGLVAEDRDLIDIAEVVTAYYTRIPDVENPDQQVAFGTSGHRGSSLDSAFNENHIHATTQAIVDYRTQQGINGPIFIGRDTHALSEPAMVSALEVLLANDVAVLVDDRGRYTPTPAVSHAILAHNAKLPGGVTGTDPKRADGIVITPSHNPPRDGGFKYNPPNGGPADTDATDWIANRANELLRAGLTGVKRVPVSGVLDSRCTPYNYLDTYIADLPNVVNIEAIRSSGLSIGADPMGGASVDYWGAIADAHRLNLTVVNPKVDATWRFMTLDTDGKIRMDCSSPNSMASLVHNRSKFDIATGNDADADRHGIVTPDFGLMNPNHYLAVAIEYLFGNRPGWSPETAVGKTLVSSSMIDRVVGALGRRLEEVPVGFKWFVPGLIDGTIGFGGEESAGASFLRHDGTVWSTDKDGIILDLLASEITAVTGKTPSQRYAELAEQYGAPVYARTDANATREQKAVLKALSPEQVTATTLAGEEITAKLTHAPGNGAPIGGLKVCTENAWFAARPSGTEDKYKIYAESFLGEEHLAKVQSEAAELVDDVLGG, encoded by the coding sequence ATGGCACATGAACGTGCAGGTCTTGTGGCGGAAGATCGGGACCTCATCGACATCGCCGAGGTGGTCACCGCCTATTACACACGCATTCCCGATGTAGAAAACCCCGACCAGCAGGTCGCTTTTGGAACATCCGGGCACCGCGGTTCCTCCCTTGATTCCGCGTTCAATGAAAACCACATTCACGCCACCACCCAAGCGATTGTGGATTACCGCACGCAGCAAGGCATCAACGGCCCCATCTTCATCGGCCGCGACACCCATGCGCTTTCCGAACCCGCGATGGTATCTGCGCTTGAGGTGCTGCTGGCTAACGATGTTGCTGTGCTTGTCGACGACCGCGGGCGCTACACCCCAACCCCGGCAGTGTCGCACGCCATCCTTGCTCATAACGCCAAACTCCCTGGTGGTGTCACCGGCACCGACCCGAAACGTGCCGACGGCATTGTCATCACTCCTTCCCATAACCCACCCCGCGACGGCGGCTTTAAATACAATCCACCCAACGGCGGCCCGGCCGACACCGATGCCACCGATTGGATTGCGAACCGCGCCAACGAACTGCTGCGCGCAGGATTGACCGGGGTGAAACGCGTACCCGTTTCCGGCGTACTGGATTCCCGCTGCACCCCTTACAACTACCTGGACACCTACATTGCCGACCTGCCCAATGTGGTGAACATTGAGGCAATCCGCAGCTCTGGACTGAGCATCGGTGCCGACCCTATGGGCGGCGCATCCGTAGATTACTGGGGTGCGATTGCCGACGCCCACCGACTCAACCTCACTGTGGTCAACCCCAAGGTGGACGCAACCTGGCGTTTCATGACATTAGACACCGATGGCAAGATCCGCATGGACTGCTCCTCGCCCAACTCCATGGCGTCCCTGGTGCACAACCGCTCCAAGTTCGACATCGCAACTGGTAACGACGCCGATGCCGACCGCCATGGCATTGTCACCCCCGACTTTGGCCTGATGAACCCCAACCACTACCTGGCTGTGGCCATTGAGTATTTGTTTGGCAATCGCCCCGGCTGGTCGCCCGAGACTGCTGTGGGTAAAACCTTGGTTTCTTCCTCCATGATCGACCGCGTGGTGGGCGCACTGGGACGTCGCCTTGAGGAAGTTCCTGTTGGCTTCAAGTGGTTTGTGCCAGGGCTTATCGACGGCACCATCGGCTTCGGTGGCGAGGAATCCGCCGGTGCCTCCTTCCTCCGGCACGACGGGACAGTGTGGTCCACCGACAAAGACGGCATCATCCTTGACCTGCTGGCCTCTGAAATCACCGCAGTGACCGGAAAAACCCCATCGCAGCGTTACGCCGAGCTTGCGGAACAATACGGTGCGCCCGTCTATGCCCGCACCGATGCCAACGCCACGCGCGAGCAAAAGGCCGTGTTGAAAGCCTTGTCACCCGAACAGGTTACGGCAACCACGTTGGCCGGGGAAGAGATCACCGCGAAGCTCACCCACGCTCCAGGAAACGGCGCACCCATCGGCGGACTCAAAGTCTGCACCGAAAACGCGTGGTTTGCTGCGCGGCCGTCCGGTACCGAGGACAAATACAAGATCTACGCTGAGTCCTTCCTCGGTGAGGAACACCTGGCGAAAGTGCAGTCTGAGGCCGCCGAGCTCGTAGACGACGTGCTCGGTGGGTAA
- a CDS encoding fluoride efflux transporter family protein, giving the protein MGIIPPSIRDILTVGIGAALGAVTRFLITSTIPVGGLWSLLAINIAGCFLMGLIRPGLFWGTGFLGGFTSFSTYMLFAHHLFIDAPPLQAATYLLVTSASCIGAWILGDWIHSLRPEAAA; this is encoded by the coding sequence ATGGGCATCATTCCACCTAGCATTCGCGACATCCTTACCGTTGGCATCGGTGCCGCGCTCGGGGCGGTCACACGCTTCCTGATCACGAGCACCATACCGGTGGGCGGCCTCTGGTCGCTCTTAGCCATCAACATCGCAGGCTGCTTCCTCATGGGACTCATCCGTCCAGGGTTGTTCTGGGGCACAGGTTTCCTCGGTGGGTTCACCAGCTTCAGCACCTACATGCTGTTCGCCCATCACCTGTTTATCGACGCCCCTCCCCTCCAGGCCGCAACCTACCTTCTTGTCACCAGTGCTTCCTGCATTGGCGCCTGGATACTTGGCGATTGGATCCATTCTTTGAGACCAGAGGCTGCGGCATGA
- a CDS encoding CrcB family protein, with translation MTTILQIAFGGFLGGSLRYLLCRLPHGLLLANTIACFLLGLSQHSPFLAVGIAGALSTWSSLAAHLGPLLRTSRARFVRSICATTLCGYAAILIGLSV, from the coding sequence ATGACGACCATCCTTCAAATAGCTTTTGGAGGATTCCTCGGAGGCAGCCTCCGCTACCTCCTCTGTCGGCTCCCCCACGGACTTCTCCTCGCCAACACCATCGCCTGTTTCCTCCTCGGGCTATCCCAGCACAGTCCCTTCCTTGCCGTCGGCATCGCCGGAGCCCTTTCCACGTGGTCAAGCCTTGCCGCACATCTCGGACCGCTCCTTCGCACCTCCCGAGCACGGTTTGTCCGAAGTATCTGCGCCACCACGCTGTGCGGATATGCCGCGATTCTTATCGGCTTATCCGTATAG
- a CDS encoding SRPBCC family protein, whose translation MDLKDFQYSESILIDAPAHHVYDLVTDVTRTGEWSPIVETCWWKEPSDHAEVGAWFIGRNVTPERTWETESLVTEAQRPIAFQWAVNGGVVRWGYTIAPTDTGCELTETWELTQQGLDFFREKYGDDAENQLADRRAAALAGIPATLVRIKEIAETAA comes from the coding sequence ATGGATCTTAAAGACTTCCAATATTCAGAATCAATACTTATCGACGCCCCCGCACACCACGTCTACGATCTTGTCACCGATGTCACCCGCACCGGCGAATGGAGCCCCATCGTAGAAACCTGCTGGTGGAAAGAACCTTCCGACCACGCCGAAGTTGGGGCGTGGTTCATTGGACGCAACGTCACTCCCGAACGCACATGGGAAACCGAATCCCTCGTCACCGAAGCCCAGCGACCCATCGCATTCCAATGGGCCGTCAACGGTGGCGTTGTCCGCTGGGGATACACCATCGCCCCCACCGATACCGGGTGTGAGCTCACCGAAACCTGGGAGTTGACCCAGCAAGGACTCGACTTTTTCCGCGAAAAATACGGCGACGACGCTGAAAATCAACTCGCCGACCGCCGAGCAGCGGCACTAGCAGGTATTCCCGCTACTTTGGTTCGTATCAAAGAAATTGCCGAAACCGCCGCGTAA